From one Rhodamnia argentea isolate NSW1041297 chromosome 1, ASM2092103v1, whole genome shotgun sequence genomic stretch:
- the LOC115743354 gene encoding BTB/POZ domain-containing protein At1g63850-like yields the protein MIFQQLKLEKPSLDMEFTTTPAPPINGLTSPNSFTCGFTNFNSALTAGLLNPMSPPPRSSPTLFEMMASEPDIQPSSHILPNPSMPLAPKPQISAEDKQALTMQRLSNILAARSPGNQFNDASTSDIKLALTSKDGITVSMNVHRPILVAHSRFFAVKLSDRWIKQQRVSGPYIIEIADCDDVEVYIETLRLMYCKDLRKKLMKEDVTRVLGILKVSAAIGFDAGVLSCLEYLEAAPWAEDEEEKVVSLLTELRLDGAGAAEVLKRVSLEVNNGIEEEGSENGDVLLNLLHVVLGGKDERARRDIKGLVSKMLRENPSLSDLRKESLYSACGVCLQSLRHHFLQAAASDFTEVGQISRQADNLHWMLDILIDRQIAEEFLRKWASQFELSNAHSSIPAIHRFEVSRVTARLFVGIGKGQILVPKDSRSLLLRTWLVPFYRDFPWMRKASKGLDRHLIEEGLGSMILTLPLAQQQEIFLGWFERFLNSGEDCPNIQRGFEAWWKRAFWRRNGEEGRPRPLRITVATIDKR from the exons ATGATTTTCCAGCAGTTGAAATTGGAGAAACCGTCATTAGACATGGAGTTCACGACCACCCCAGCACCACCCATCAATGGCCTCACTTCCCCAAATTCTTTCACTTGCGGCTTTACAAATTTCAATTCTGCCCTCACAGCTGGGCTGTTGAACCCAATGTCGCCACCACCCCGATCAAGCCCAACCTTGTTCGAGATGATGGCTAGCGAGCCAGACATCCAACCTAGTTCTCACATTCTTCCAAACCCTTCCATGCCTTTAGCGCCAAAGCCCCAAATATCAGCTGAAGACAAGCAGGCCTTGACCATGCAAAGATTGTCAAATATCTTAGCTGCCAGAAGTCCTGGAAACCAGTTCAATGATGCTTCAACAAGTGACATAAAGCTAGCATTGACTTCCAAGGATGGGATCACTGTTAGCATGAATGTGCACAGGCCGATACTCGTGGCACATAGTCGCTTTTTCGCAGTGAAGTTGTCTGACAGATGGATAAAGCAGCAGCGAGTGTCAGGGCCATACATCATTGAGATCGCTGATTGTGATGATGTTGAGGTATATATTGAGACATTGCGCTTGATGTATTGCAAGGATTTGAGGAAGAAGCTTATGAAGGAGGATGTCACCAGAGTCCTTGGTATCTTGAAG GTTTCAGCTGCCATTGGATTCGATGCTGGCGTCCTTTCTTGCTTGGAGTACTTAGAAGCTGCTCCGTGGGctgaggatgaagaagagaaggtgGTTTCGTTATTAACCGAACTCCGTCTTGATGGAGCCGGGGCAGCTGAAGTTTTAAAGAGAGTCTCTTTAGAAGTCAACAATGGGATAGAAGAGGAGGGAAGTGAGAACGGAGACGTGCTGCTCAATCTTTTACACGTAGTACTAGGTGGAAAAGATGAGAGGGCGAGGCGGGACATAAAAGGGCTAGTCTCAAAGATGCTCCGGGAGAATCCGTCCCTCAGCGATCTGCGAAAGGAATCTTTATATTCAGCATGCGGTGTGTGTCTTCAATCGCTGCGCCATCATTTCCTACAGGCCGCAGCGTCAGATTTTACGGAAGTAGGTCAGATTTCACGTCAGGCCGATAACTTGCATTGGATGCTGGACATTCTAATAGACCGGCAGATTGCGGAGGAGTTTCTCAGAAAATGGGCTTCTCAATTTGAACTCTCTAATGCACATTCTTCTATCCCGGCCATCCACAGGTTCGAGGTCAGCCGAGTGACAGCCCGATTGTTCGTTGGCATCGGGAAGGGGCAGATATTGGTACCAAAGGATTCGAGGAGCTTGCTCTTGCGAACATGGCTGGTCCCATTCTACAGGGATTTCCCATGGATGAGGAAGGCGTCGAAGGGTCTCGACCGGCACCTGATCGAAGAGGGTCTTGGTAGCATGATCCTCACTCTGCCTTTGGCTCAGCAACAGGAGATCTTCCTCGGTTGGTTTGAGAGGTTCTTGAACTCGGGCGAGGATTGTCCGAATATCCAAAGAGGGTTCGAAGCTTGGTGGAAACGGGCATTCTGGAGACGCAACGGGGAGGAAGGACGGCCACGGCCATTGCGGATTACAGTTGCAACTATCGATAAGCGATGA
- the LOC115743353 gene encoding probable mitochondrial-processing peptidase subunit beta, mitochondrial encodes MAIKQLLALAGRSRGSRAASSLSRTTVRSASTSPAVASSAPAPAPPPPDAMVYDRLAEAVKSKLRQLENPDPRFLRYASPHPAIADHTRILAAPQTRVTTLPNGLRIATESNLAARTATVGVWIDAGSRFETDDTNGTAHFLEHMIFKGTEKRTARQLEEEIENMGGHLNAYTSREQTTYYAKVLDKDVNNALDILADILQNSKFDENRINRERDVILREMEEVEGQTEEVIFDHLHATAFQYSPLGRTILGPAQNIKTITKEHLQDYIKTHYTAPRMVIAASGAVKHEDVVEQVKKLFTKLSADPTTASQLAAKEPAIFTGSEVRIIDDDIPLAQFAVAFSGASWTDPDSIALMVMQAMLGSWNKNAGGGKHMGSELGQRVAINEIAESMMAFNTNYKDTGLFGVYAVAKPDCLDDLAYAIMYETTKLAHRVSEADVTRARNQLKSSLLLHIDGTSPVAEDIGRQLLTYGRRIPFAELFARIDAVDASTVKRVANRFIYDRDIAIAAMGPIQGLPDYNWFRRRTYWNRY; translated from the exons ATGGCCATCAAGCAATTGCTAGCCCTCGCCGGACGCTCCCGCGGTTCCCGCGCGGCTTCGTCCCTCTCCCGGACCACCGTCCGGTCCGCATCGACCTCCCCCGCCGTCGCCTCGTcggcccccgcccccgccccgcCGCCTCCCGACGCCATGGTCTACGACCGCCTCGCCGAGGCCGTGAAGTCGAAGCTTAGGCAGCTGGAGAACCCGGATCCGAGGTTCCTCCGGTACGCCTCGCCCCACCCGGCCATCGCTGACCACACCCGCATCCTCGCCGCCCCCCAGACGCGCGTCACCACGCTCCCCAATGGCCTCCGCATCGCCACTGAGTCGAACCTCGCTGCTCGCACCGCCACCGTCGGGGTGTGGATAGACGCCGGCTCGCGCTTCGAGACCGATGACACCAATGGGACTGCCCATTTCCTCGAGCATATGATATTCAAGG GGACTGAGAAGAGAACAGCAAGACAATTGGAGGAAGAGATAGAGAACATGGGAGGACACTTGAATGCCTACACTTCTAGAGAGCAAACCACTTACTATGCTAAGGTGTTGGATAAGGATGTCAACAATGCCCTCGATATTTTGGCCGATATCCTGCAGAACTCCAAGTTTGATGAGAACCGAATTAACCGGGAGCGTGATGTGATCTTGCGTGAGATGGAAGAG GTTGAAGGCCAAACTGAGGAGGTGATATTTGATCATTTGCATGCAACAGCATTCCAGTACTCTCCTCTGGGAAGGACTATTCTTGGACCTGCTCAAAATATCAAGACAATCACAAAGGAGCATCTTCAGGACTACATAAAAACACACTACACAGCTCCTAGAATG GTTATCGCTGCATCTGGAGCTGTGAAGCATGAAGATGTCGTTGAGCAAGTCAAGAAATTGTTTACGAAGCTATCTGCAGATCCAACCACTGCTTCCCAGTTAGCTGCAAAAGAGCCTGCCATTTTTACTGGTTCAGAG GTCAGGATAATCGACGACGATATTCCTCTGGCACAATTTGCAGTAGCTTTCAGTGGAGCATCTTGGACGGATCCAGATTCCATTGCTCTGATGGTGATGCAGGCGATGTTAGGCTCATGGAACAAAAATGCTGGAGGTGGAAAGCACATGGG TTCGGAGCTGGGACAAAGAGTTGCAATTAACGAAATAGCAGAATCTATGATGGCATTCAATACCAACTATAAGGACACTGGTCTCTTTGGTGTTTATGCTGTTGCCAAG CCGGATTGCTTAGATGATTTGGCTTATGCAATAATGTATGAGACAACCAAGTTGGCCCATCGTGTTTCTGAAGCTGATGTTACCCGAGCTAGAAATCAG TTGAAATCTTCTCTGCTGCTTCACATTGATGGAACAAGTCCTGTCGCTGAAGATATTGGACGTCAG CTTCTAACTTATGGCCGGAGAATTCCTTTTGCGGAATTGTTCGCCAGGATTGATGCTGTTGATGCCAGCACCGTCAAACGTGTAGCAAATAGGTTCATCTATGATAGG GATATTGCTATTGCTGCAATGGGCCCAATCCAAGGTTTGCCTGATTACAACTGGTTCAGACGCAGGACCTACTGGAACCGATACTAG
- the LOC115743291 gene encoding cellulose synthase-like protein D1: MATPTSPTKRSSSISSPAAGRPPQAVKFSRRTSSGRIVSLSRDDELDMSGEFSGQNDYINYTVLMPPTPDNQPMAESTGPSTSADSKRDTSRGYKSTRFGSDTQRPGDGGGGGGGSGGAKIDRGLSLMKSNNKSMLLRSQTSDFDHTRWLFESKGKYGIGNAYWQEDLEDEYDGGMSMEDFMDKPWKPLTRKVKVPPGVLSPYRLLIVLRMVALSLFLYWRVANPNQDAMWLWGMSIVCELWFAFSWLLDILPKFNPINRATDLAALTDKFDRPSPSNPHGRSDLPGVDVMVSTADPEKEPPLVTANTILSILAVDYPVEKLSCYISDDGGAILTFEAMAEAINFAQVWVPFCRKHNIEPRNPESYFSLKSDPTKNKKRSDFVKDRRWIKREYDEFKVRINGLPEVIRRRCDSYNSREEKKAKQLAREKNGGVLPEEPIKVTKATWMADGTHWPGTWFNPGTDHTKGDHAGILQIMSKVPENEPVLGHPDEKKLDFSGIDIRLPMFAYVSREKRPGYDHNKKAGAMNALVRASAILSNGPFILNLDCDHYIYNSKAIKEGMCFMMDRGGDRICYIQFPQRFEGIDPSDRYANHNTVFFDGNMRALDGLQGPVYVGTGCMFRRFALYGFLPPRANEYEGLFGQIKTPAQNVQMQSEDEDSDTQPLTSHPDLSLPKKFGNSSMLTESIPIAEFQGRPLADHISIKNGRPPGALLLPRPPLDAPTVAEAVAVISCWYEDKTEWGSRIGWIYGSVTEDVVTGYRMHNRGWRSVYCITKRDAFRGSAPINLTDRLHQVLRWATGSVEIFFSRNNALLGSRRLKFLQRIAYLNVGIYPFTSVFLSVYCFLPALSLFSGQFIVQSLNISFLSYLLIITITLCLISLLEVKWSGVGLEEWWRNEQFWVIGGTSAHLAAVLQGLLKVVAGIEISFTLTSKSTAEDEDDIYADLYVVKWTSLFIMPLTIMVVNIVSVVIGFSRTVYSEIPQWSKLLGGVFFSFWVLAHMYPFAKGLMGRRGRVPTIVYVWSGLVSITVSLLWISINPPDNSPTASGGNIQI; encoded by the exons ATGGCAACCCCGACAAGTCCCACGAAAAGATCGTCCTCCATATCGTCACCGGCCGCGGGCCGACCGCCCCAGGCGGTCAAGTTCTCGAGACGGACGTCCAGCGGTCGCATCGTCAGCCTGTCCCGGGACGACGAGCTGGACATGTCCGGCGAGTTCTCGGGCCAGAACGATTACATCAACTACACGGTGCTCATGCCGCCCACGCCGGACAACCAGCCGATGGCGGAGTCGACGGGGCCGAGCACGTCCGCGGACTCCAAAAGGGACACCTCGAGGGGGTACAAATCGACCCGGTTCGGCTCCGACACTCAGCGGCCGGGAGACGGgggcggcgggggcggggggAGCGGCGGGGCGAAAATTGACCGCGGGCTGTCCCTGATGAAGTCGAACAACAAGTCAATGCTCCTGAGGAGCCAGACCTCGGACTTCGACCACACGCGGTGGCTGTTTGAAAGCAAAGGGAAGTATGGAATTGGGAATGCATACTGGCAAGAGGACCTGGAGGATGAGTATGATGGTGGGATGAGCATGGAGGACTTCATGGACAAACCTTGGAAGCCTCTCACCAGGAAGGTCAAGGTTCCACCAGGCGTTCTTAGCCCTTACAG GCTACTGATAGTGCTGCGGATGGTGGCATTGTCGCTGTTTCTTTACTGGAGAGTCGCGAATCCGAATCAAGACGCGATGTGGCTATGGGGCATGTCCATCGTCTGCGAGCTTTGGTTCGCCTTCTCATGGCTGTTGGACATATTGCCGAAGTTCAATCCCATAAACCGAGCGACCGATCTCGCGGCCCTCACCGATAAGTTCGATAGGCCTTCCCCGTCCAATCCCCATGGCCGGTCGGACTTGCCCGGCGTCGACGTGATGGTTTCAACAGCCGACCCAGAAAAAGAACCGCCTCTTGTCACCGCCAACACGATCCTCTCCATTCTCGCAGTTGATTATCCCGTCGAGAAGCTTTCATGCTACATTTCAGATGACGGTGGGGCGATTCTCACCTTCGAGGCAATGGCTGAAGCCATCAACTTCGCTCAG GTATGGGTGCCCTTTTGCAGAAAGCACAACATCGAGCCTAGAAATCCAGAAAGTTACTTCAGTTTGAAATCCGACCCCACGAAAAACAAGAAGCGGTCCGATTTCGTAAAAGACCGCCGTTGGATCAAGAGGGAGTATGATGAATTTAAGGTCAGAATCAATGGCCTTCCCGAGGTGATACGAAGACGCTGCGATTCGTACAAttcgagagaagaaaaaaaagcgaAGCAGCTAGCCCGGGAAAAGAATGGAGGAGTCTTGCCGGAGGAACCGATCAAGGTCACCAAGGCTACCTGGATGGCCGACGGGACTCATTGGCCAGGGACATGGTTCAATCCGGGCACCGATCACACTAAAGGAGACCATGCTGGGATATTGCAG ATAATGAGTAAGGTCCCTGAGAACGAACCTGTGTTGGGCCATCCGGACGAGAAGAAATTGGATTTCTCAGGTATCGACATTCGGTTGCCAATGTTTGCATATGTGTCGAGGGAGAAAAGACCTGGGTACGACCACAACAAGAAGGCTGGAGCCATGAACGCCTTGGTTAGAGCCTCCGCGATCCTATCCAACGGACCCTTCATACTCAATTTGGATTGCGACCACTATATTTACAATTCGAAAGCTATAAAGGAGGGCATGTGTTTCATGATGGACCGTGGTGGAGATCGGATTTGCTACATTCAGTTTCCACAGAGATTCGAAGGGATCGATCCATCGGATCGATATGCGAATCACAACACCGTCTTCTTTGATG GTAATATGCGAGCGCTCGATGGTCTCCAAGGGCCAGTATACGTGGGAACCGGTTGTATGTTCCGGCGATTTGCACTTTATGGGTTTCTACCTCCTAGAGCAAACGAATATGAAGGTCTCTTTGGACAAATCAAGACTCCGGCTCAGAATGTTCAGATGCAAAGTGAGGATGAGGACTCCGACACGCAGCCCCTGACGTCGCACCCCGACTTAAGTTTGCCGAAGAAATTTGGAAACTCATCCATGCTCACCGAATCGATTCCCATTGCGGAGTTTCAGGGGCGACCGCTCGCTGATCATATCTCGATAAAGAACGGCAGGCCTCCTGGAGCCCTTCTCCTTCCTCGCCCGCCATTGGACGCGCCTACAGTTGCTGAGGCAGTGGCTGTCATCTCCTGCTG GTATGAAGACAAGACTGAATGGGGTTCGAGGATAGGATGGATTTACGGGTCGGTGACGGAAGACGTGGTCACTGGATATCGTATGCACAACCGCGGGTGGCGGTCCGTGTATTGCATCACAAAGCGCGACGCGTTCCGTGGCTCTGCACCGATCAACCTCACGGACCGCCTCCACCAGGTGCTCCGATGGGCCACAGGATCCGTAGAGATCTTCTTCTCTCGGAACAATGCTTTGCTCGGGAGCCGCCGCCTCAAGTTCCTGCAACGCATTGCGTACCTAAACGTCGGCATATACCCATTCACCTCGGTCTTCCTCTCGGTCTATTGCTTCCTCCCCGCGCTTTCCCTCTTCTCGGGCCAATTCATTGTCCAAAGCCTCAATATCTCTTTCctctcatatctgctcatcatcACAATCACACTCTGCCTCATCTCCCTCCTCGAAGTGAAGTGGTCTGGGGTGGGCCTGGAGGAATGGTGGCGGAATGAGCAGTTCTGGGTAATAGGTGGCACGAGCGCCCACCTTGCCGCCGTCCTCCAGGGCCTGCTCAAGGTGGTAGCCGGCATCGAGATCTCCTTCACGTTGACAAGCAAATCCACCGCCGAGGATGAGGACGACATCTATGCCGACCTCTACGTCGTCAAGTGGACAAGCCTCTTCATCATGCCCCTGACCATCATGGTGGTCAATATCGTGTCGGTTGTGATCGGGTTCTCGAGAACGGTCTACAGCGAGATCCCGCAGTGGAGCAAGCTCCTAGGAGGGGTGTTCTTCAGCTTCTGGGTGTTGGCTCACATGTATCCATTCGCCAAGGGGCTGATGGGCAGGAGAGGGCGAGTCCCGACCATTGTCTATGTCTGGTCAGGCCTGGTCTCAATCACAGTCTCCCTGCTCTGGATCTCAATCAACCCTCCTGATAATTCACCAACTGCTTCTGGTGGTAATATACAAATCTAG
- the LOC115743413 gene encoding uncharacterized protein LOC115743413 isoform X2: protein MPSKRKSGAGAASASAQRGKAKKPKEAPAEAQEQQLNSEFSERLSDASSNNVVPSNRACAGDRRRRGAGVPVRRGSDHQGGSSPEMAKTVSGFGQGNMEGDESGVYNCRVTPVEQDFDDFHLDILIAWLCIVMLDMSMHTREPIRDNVLSGPEWVREVLYGHPRRVYEAFRMERHVFLNLCDLMKARGWLKDSRYIRVDEQIGIFLSMICHKNSNRDLCERFQRSGQTISKYFTIVLKAVVKPAKEVIVPPSFDVVPKEILMDPNHTRYFKGCIGAIDGTHVPTSVPVSKQIPFTSKKGITTQNVMCVCSFDMTFSFVYAGWEGCANDRRVLSTALETPRLKFPRPPLGVD from the exons ATGCCCAGCAAGCGGAAATCTGGGGCCGGAGCAGCTTCCGCCTCCGCCCAGAGGGGGAAGGCAAAGAAGCCGAAGGAGGCGCCCGCGGAGGCGCAGGAGCAGCAGCTCAATAGTGAGTTCAGCGAGAGATTAAGTGATGCCTCATCCAATAATGTCGTCCCTTCGAATAGGGCCTGTGCTGGCGACAGGAGACGACGAGGAGCCGGAGTGCCGGTTCGTCGGGGCTCCGATCACCAGGGAGGAAGCTCGCCGGAAATGGCCAAGACGGTATCTGGGTTTGGGCAAG GTAATATGGAGGGGGATGAAAGTGGCGTATATAATTGTCGGGTAACACCAGTTGAACAAGACTTTGATGATTTTCATCTTGATATACTGATAGCATGGTTGTGCATTGTTATGCTGGATATGTCCATGCACACGAGAGAACCTATTAGGGACAATGTATTGTCGGGACCCGAATGGGTAAGGGAGGTTCTTTATGGACATCCTCGTAGGGTATATGAAGCTTTTCGAATGGAGAGGCATGTCTTTCTCAATCTCTGTGATTTGATGAAGGCGAGAGGTTGGTTGAAAGATAGTCGATATATTCGGGTAGATGAACAAATTGGGATCTTCTTATCTATGATTTGTCACAAGAACTCCAATAGAGATTTATGTGAGAGATTTCAACGTTCGGGACAAACTATTAGCAAGTACTTCACTATAGTGTTGAAAGCAGTTGTCAAACCGGCAAAAGAGGTTATTGTACCACCTTCCTTTGATGTTGTCCCAAAGGAGATTCTTATGGATCCTAACCATACACGTTACTTCAAG GGTTGCATAGGTGCTATTGATGGCACCCATGTTCCTACTTCTGTACCTGTGTCAAAGCAGATTCCATTTACAAGCAAGAAAGGAATTACCACTCAAAATGTGATGTGCGTTtgttcatttgatatgacatttTCTTTTGTGTATGCTGGTTGGGAAGGATGCGCCAACGATCGTCGGGTGCTCTCGACAGCACTCGAGACTCCTCGCTTGAAATTTCCTCGACCACCACTAG GGGTAGATTGA
- the LOC115743413 gene encoding putative nuclease HARBI1 isoform X1, producing the protein MPSKRKSGAGAASASAQRGKAKKPKEAPAEAQEQQLNSEFSERLSDASSNNVVPSNRACAGDRRRRGAGVPVRRGSDHQGGSSPEMAKTVSGFGQGNMEGDESGVYNCRVTPVEQDFDDFHLDILIAWLCIVMLDMSMHTREPIRDNVLSGPEWVREVLYGHPRRVYEAFRMERHVFLNLCDLMKARGWLKDSRYIRVDEQIGIFLSMICHKNSNRDLCERFQRSGQTISKYFTIVLKAVVKPAKEVIVPPSFDVVPKEILMDPNHTRYFKGCIGAIDGTHVPTSVPVSKQIPFTSKKGITTQNVMCVCSFDMTFSFVYAGWEGCANDRRVLSTALETPRLKFPRPPLGKYYLADSGYAAIPGFLTPFKDERYLLSDYRGRLIQPRTTKELFNYRHSSLRNVIERSFAALKNRFFILRHMPSFTIRKQAFIVIACCAIHNYIRNQDRRDKNFSLYEDLEDLFGPTQDEVTNDTLTEEGTEMNMLRKSIANMMAKDHNMPEIP; encoded by the exons ATGCCCAGCAAGCGGAAATCTGGGGCCGGAGCAGCTTCCGCCTCCGCCCAGAGGGGGAAGGCAAAGAAGCCGAAGGAGGCGCCCGCGGAGGCGCAGGAGCAGCAGCTCAATAGTGAGTTCAGCGAGAGATTAAGTGATGCCTCATCCAATAATGTCGTCCCTTCGAATAGGGCCTGTGCTGGCGACAGGAGACGACGAGGAGCCGGAGTGCCGGTTCGTCGGGGCTCCGATCACCAGGGAGGAAGCTCGCCGGAAATGGCCAAGACGGTATCTGGGTTTGGGCAAG GTAATATGGAGGGGGATGAAAGTGGCGTATATAATTGTCGGGTAACACCAGTTGAACAAGACTTTGATGATTTTCATCTTGATATACTGATAGCATGGTTGTGCATTGTTATGCTGGATATGTCCATGCACACGAGAGAACCTATTAGGGACAATGTATTGTCGGGACCCGAATGGGTAAGGGAGGTTCTTTATGGACATCCTCGTAGGGTATATGAAGCTTTTCGAATGGAGAGGCATGTCTTTCTCAATCTCTGTGATTTGATGAAGGCGAGAGGTTGGTTGAAAGATAGTCGATATATTCGGGTAGATGAACAAATTGGGATCTTCTTATCTATGATTTGTCACAAGAACTCCAATAGAGATTTATGTGAGAGATTTCAACGTTCGGGACAAACTATTAGCAAGTACTTCACTATAGTGTTGAAAGCAGTTGTCAAACCGGCAAAAGAGGTTATTGTACCACCTTCCTTTGATGTTGTCCCAAAGGAGATTCTTATGGATCCTAACCATACACGTTACTTCAAG GGTTGCATAGGTGCTATTGATGGCACCCATGTTCCTACTTCTGTACCTGTGTCAAAGCAGATTCCATTTACAAGCAAGAAAGGAATTACCACTCAAAATGTGATGTGCGTTtgttcatttgatatgacatttTCTTTTGTGTATGCTGGTTGGGAAGGATGCGCCAACGATCGTCGGGTGCTCTCGACAGCACTCGAGACTCCTCGCTTGAAATTTCCTCGACCACCACTAG GCAAATACTACTTGGCAGATTCTGGTTATGCAGCAATTCCGGGATTTTTAACTCCTTTTAAAGATGAACGGTATCTTCTAAGCGATTATAGGGGTAGATTGATACAGCCAAGAACAACAAAAGAATTGTTCAACTATAGGCATTCTTCACTAAGGAATGTCATTGAGAGATCATTTGCCGCATTAAAgaatcgtttcttcattttgagaCACATGCCTTCTTTTACTATTCGAAAGCAAGCATTTATTGTAATTGCATGTTGTGCTATCCATAATTACATCCGTAATCAAGATAGGAGGGATAAGAACTTTTCCCTTTATGAAGATCTGGAGGATTTGTTTGGACCTACACAAGATGAAGTTACAAACGATACATTGACTGAGGAGGGTACCGAGATGAATATGCTTAGGAAAAGTATTGCCAACATGATGGCGAAGGATCACAATATGCCGGAGATTCCCTGA
- the LOC115743414 gene encoding F-box protein PP2-B11-like isoform X2 gives MAFTMLSGDVIAQIISLTTPQDACTMSSVSTNCRSIADSDQVWSNFLPPGCENLIPQISPKKSLYRYLCDHPVPIDGRNMGARDLTIAWGDDRRYWRWMATPESRFDEVARLQYVWWFHIIGRIETFMLSSGTNYAAYFVFRFDGQGDGFNWPVKSHVCIDSDELDEGRSVTLDPGGGEARAIRERADGWMEIEMGEFHNENGDDGTLVCSLREVVRPKSGLIVEGIELRPKETR, from the exons ATGGCGTTTACAATGTTGTCCGGAGATGTGATCGCTCAAATCATCTCTCTCACCACTCCGCAAGATGCTTGCACCATGTCCTCCGTCTCCACCAACTGCAGATCGATTGCAGATTCTGATCAAGTGTGGTCCAATTTCTTGCCTCCTGGCTGCGAGAACTTGATCCCTCAGATATCACCCAAGAAGTCTCTCTATCGCTATCTCTGCGATCATCCGGTCCCGATCGATGGCCGGAACATG GGAGCAAGAGACCTGACAATCGCATGGGGAGATGACCGGAGATATTGGAGATGGATGGCTACACCAGAATCCAG GTTTGACGAAGTAGCTCGGCTCCAGTACGTGTGGTGGTTTCACATCATAGGAAGAATTGAGACCTTTATGCTCTCATCCGGAACAAATTATGCAGCTTATTTCGTATTCCGGTTCGATGGCCAAGGGGACGGGTTCAATTGGCCGGTAAAGTCCCACGTCTGCATCGACAGCGACGAGCTCGATGAAGGGCGATCCGTGACGCTGGATCCTGGAGGAGGAGAGGCTAGGGCAATCCGCGAGCGTGCAGACGGATGGATGGAGATCGAGATGGGGGAGTTCCACAATGAAAATGGGGATGATGGAACACTGGTGTGTAGTCTCAGGGAGGTTGTCAGACCCAAGAGCGGCCTCATTGTTGAAGGGATCGAACTTAGGCCTAAAGAAACACGCTAG
- the LOC115743414 gene encoding F-box protein PP2-B11-like isoform X1, with protein MAFTMLSGDVIAQIISLTTPQDACTMSSVSTNCRSIADSDQVWSNFLPPGCENLIPQISPKKSLYRYLCDHPVPIDGRNMSLSLDKKSGKKCFMLGARDLTIAWGDDRRYWRWMATPESRFDEVARLQYVWWFHIIGRIETFMLSSGTNYAAYFVFRFDGQGDGFNWPVKSHVCIDSDELDEGRSVTLDPGGGEARAIRERADGWMEIEMGEFHNENGDDGTLVCSLREVVRPKSGLIVEGIELRPKETR; from the exons ATGGCGTTTACAATGTTGTCCGGAGATGTGATCGCTCAAATCATCTCTCTCACCACTCCGCAAGATGCTTGCACCATGTCCTCCGTCTCCACCAACTGCAGATCGATTGCAGATTCTGATCAAGTGTGGTCCAATTTCTTGCCTCCTGGCTGCGAGAACTTGATCCCTCAGATATCACCCAAGAAGTCTCTCTATCGCTATCTCTGCGATCATCCGGTCCCGATCGATGGCCGGAACATG AGTCTTTCATTGGATAAGAAGAGTGGAAAGAAATGTTTTATGTTGGGAGCAAGAGACCTGACAATCGCATGGGGAGATGACCGGAGATATTGGAGATGGATGGCTACACCAGAATCCAG GTTTGACGAAGTAGCTCGGCTCCAGTACGTGTGGTGGTTTCACATCATAGGAAGAATTGAGACCTTTATGCTCTCATCCGGAACAAATTATGCAGCTTATTTCGTATTCCGGTTCGATGGCCAAGGGGACGGGTTCAATTGGCCGGTAAAGTCCCACGTCTGCATCGACAGCGACGAGCTCGATGAAGGGCGATCCGTGACGCTGGATCCTGGAGGAGGAGAGGCTAGGGCAATCCGCGAGCGTGCAGACGGATGGATGGAGATCGAGATGGGGGAGTTCCACAATGAAAATGGGGATGATGGAACACTGGTGTGTAGTCTCAGGGAGGTTGTCAGACCCAAGAGCGGCCTCATTGTTGAAGGGATCGAACTTAGGCCTAAAGAAACACGCTAG